ATGATTTAAAAGTGAACCCGGGAGAAAAACAGGAACTCTCTTTTCAACTCTATAACCAAGGGGACAAAGACGCGACAGTCAATATCAACATCAACCCAGCCTATACAGGAGATGGCGGTTCATTTGTCTATACAGAAGATGAAACCAACAAAGATTCTTCTTTAAAATATCCTTTATCAAGTATTGCGACCTCAGAACAAACGGTCAGCATTCCAGCAAAAGGCACGACCGTTACGAAAGTAACATTAGATATCCCAAGTGAGCCTTTTGAAGGACTGATTCTTGGTGCAATTCGTGTGACAAGTGCCGATGCAGGAGAAAAGAAAACCGAAGAAACAAAAAAAGGTTTCAACATTTCTAATAATTTTGCGTATTCAGTAGCGATTCAATTAAGAGAATCAGACGATCTGCCAAAATCCGATTTAGCACTCAAAAAAGTCTTTGCCTCCCAAGTTGCAGGGCGCAATACAGTAAAAGTAAATCTGCAAAATCCCACAGCAACGATTATCGATAACGTCTCCTATGATGCTGCTGTCAGTAAAAAAGGAGACAACGCGCCTTTGCATGAAACAAAGGTAAAAGGCTATCGAGTAGCGCCAAACACTAACTATAATGTTCCGATTAGCTGGGAGAATCAACCTTTTTCAGCAGGTACATATGTTGCCAAAGTTAAAGCAAAATCAGAAGATACAGGACAAGAATGGCAATTCGATCAAGAATTTGTCATCAGTGCAAAAGAAGCAAACGAGCTGAATGAACAAGCAGTGGATCTTGAGAAGGACTATTTGTTCTATATCTTGATTGGTGGGGGAATCTTCATTTTACTTGTTATTGTTCTTATTATTCTATTGGTCATTTTATCCAAAAAGAAGAAAAAACGAAAAGAACAAGCAAGACGAGCGCGTCAAAAAAAGCAAAAAAAAGGAAAAGAACATGACAAACGAAAACAACGAACAACCGATAAACGATCTTCCCCAAGTTCAGGAAACCATAAACGAAGATAAGCAAAAGCCTTTTTCTTTCTACCTTGTTCTGACATTACTACTTATGCTTCTAATAAGCGGTGGTATTGCAGGGTATATATGTTATCCATTCGCCAATAAAATCAGCGGCAACTGGGTATCGACCGATCAAGCCATGCAGCTAACGAGCCAAGGGAATATGTGGGAATTAGCTATTGCGGATTACCAAAAAACAAAAGGGTTTACGCTTGTGTTTACAGGAAAATGGACAGCCGCAGGGGTCAATAAATATGATGGGAAACAAGTACAATTATTCGCTAAAATAGCGAAAGCGAGCTTTTCTAAAGAGGAAATCAATACATTGGAAAAAAAGTCCGATCTATACACAGTTTCTGATCAAACTGAAAAAGAGCTTACCTTGCAGTACACAAAAAAAGGAATCAAACAAATTCAGCCAGGTTCTAATTTGAATAAAGTCGTACATATGACGTTAGAAAATAGTCATTGGACGAAGCAGAAAGAAAAGTTGTACCTAAATAGCAGTTACTTTTCTACTGAACGGATTGAATTTACGTACAAAGGTGAAAACGAAATATAAAGTGTTGTGGAACATCGGACGAAACGAGAGGAGTGAACAGTTGAAATAGTGTTCTATTTCACGGCTTATGAAAAGAAAAAAGTATATTCTCTCTTTGCTTATTTTAGGGGTTAGTTTAGTGACAGGTATATTTATCGCTACTTCTTTAAGTTCTAAAAATAAGCTCCAAGCGCAAGAAGTACAACCAACCAGAGCAATCACAGATAATATTTTTCAAGAAGTGAAAATCATCGTTCCAAGCGAAAAAAGTCGAGTATTAGAGCAAGAAGATTACCTCAAAAATGATTCGGAAGTTA
This genomic stretch from Enterococcus haemoperoxidus ATCC BAA-382 harbors:
- a CDS encoding DUF916 and DUF3324 domain-containing protein, which codes for MTLLKQSMSWSRRVFLCLALLILLPFSPAYGEEIPISVKAILPDNQVTKDAGYYDLKVNPGEKQELSFQLYNQGDKDATVNININPAYTGDGGSFVYTEDETNKDSSLKYPLSSIATSEQTVSIPAKGTTVTKVTLDIPSEPFEGLILGAIRVTSADAGEKKTEETKKGFNISNNFAYSVAIQLRESDDLPKSDLALKKVFASQVAGRNTVKVNLQNPTATIIDNVSYDAAVSKKGDNAPLHETKVKGYRVAPNTNYNVPISWENQPFSAGTYVAKVKAKSEDTGQEWQFDQEFVISAKEANELNEQAVDLEKDYLFYILIGGGIFILLVIVLIILLVILSKKKKKRKEQARRARQKKQKKGKEHDKRKQRTTDKRSSPSSGNHKRR